One part of the Phycisphaeraceae bacterium genome encodes these proteins:
- the rpiA gene encoding ribose 5-phosphate isomerase A, translating to MSNDTPNASSDLLAQRVIAEIETGMIVGMGTGSAAERGMHELARRVRQDKLKVACVPSSDRTEKLATELGLPLVDFSKVERINYFFGGAYEVDTQLRLLKGAGGAITRERMLCWASDRNVFMLDQSRVVERLGSSTILAVAVMAFGLASIRAELRNFGLNGVIRRTLDGKVFITDNANLILDVTLEEQDLDSLATLLNSIPGVVDHGLFMTEANDVFVEMDTGDVEHLVRCEDEPASESAEVNA from the coding sequence TTGAGTAACGACACACCCAATGCATCATCGGATCTGCTCGCACAGCGCGTGATTGCGGAGATTGAAACCGGCATGATTGTCGGCATGGGCACGGGGTCTGCTGCCGAGCGCGGAATGCACGAACTCGCGCGCCGCGTGCGACAGGACAAGCTCAAGGTCGCGTGTGTTCCGTCGAGCGATCGCACCGAAAAACTCGCAACAGAACTTGGTCTGCCCCTCGTTGATTTCTCGAAGGTTGAGCGGATCAACTACTTCTTTGGTGGCGCGTACGAGGTCGATACGCAACTGCGTTTGCTGAAAGGTGCTGGTGGAGCGATCACGCGCGAGCGCATGCTCTGCTGGGCCAGCGATCGAAATGTGTTCATGCTCGATCAGTCGCGTGTGGTCGAACGCTTGGGGTCATCGACGATACTTGCTGTTGCGGTGATGGCGTTCGGACTTGCGTCCATTCGCGCAGAGTTGCGAAACTTTGGACTCAATGGCGTGATCCGACGCACGCTCGATGGCAAGGTCTTTATCACCGACAACGCGAACCTCATCCTTGATGTCACGCTTGAGGAGCAGGATCTTGACAGCCTTGCGACGCTGCTTAACTCGATCCCTGGTGTGGTCGATCACGGGCTCTTCATGACGGAAGCAAACGATGTGTTTGTCGAGATGGACACCGGCGATGTTGAGCACCTTGTTCGGTGCGAGGACGAGCCCGCGAGCGAGTCTGCAGAGGTGAATGCGTGA
- a CDS encoding trypsin-like peptidase domain-containing protein, with the protein MKHRTIRMFLSQCLLTCTVLVCHGVLGPQHAAAQDGGPPPGDRIVLSDGNEVVGQILKENEETVWVDLGITVLDVPRSQISRIERGRTDGLEQVKKDELFSSAINLPERAPLELAKELGSAVIMVSTPSGLGSGFIIHPSGYAITNAHVVQGETKIKCTVYEQTALEFRRTIIENVELIAVNHHVDLALIKMTRDDNEPFDTVYIQAEEKLDAGQSVFVIGSPLGLERTLSRGVIATTQRNFEGLTYIQTTAEINPGNSGGPLFNDKGEVIGVANMKIPLGEGLGFAIPARYLRDFLRNRDAFAYDKENPNSGYTYNEPPSRSKFGTPPMLDDATGEGVR; encoded by the coding sequence ATGAAGCATCGCACCATCCGTATGTTTCTCTCTCAGTGCCTGCTGACATGCACAGTGCTCGTATGCCACGGGGTTCTTGGGCCACAGCACGCTGCTGCACAGGATGGCGGTCCGCCTCCGGGCGACCGCATTGTGCTCTCTGATGGCAACGAGGTCGTTGGCCAGATCCTCAAGGAGAACGAGGAAACCGTCTGGGTTGATCTTGGGATCACCGTGCTTGATGTGCCACGATCGCAGATCAGCAGGATCGAGCGAGGCCGAACCGATGGCTTGGAGCAGGTAAAAAAGGATGAACTGTTTTCGTCAGCTATCAATCTCCCTGAGCGAGCACCGTTGGAACTTGCCAAGGAGTTGGGCAGCGCAGTCATCATGGTGTCAACGCCTTCCGGACTTGGATCAGGTTTCATTATCCATCCCTCCGGGTACGCAATCACAAATGCTCACGTTGTGCAGGGCGAGACAAAGATCAAGTGCACGGTATATGAACAAACTGCTCTTGAGTTTCGACGCACTATTATCGAGAACGTCGAACTAATCGCGGTCAATCATCATGTGGACCTTGCGCTCATAAAAATGACACGCGACGACAATGAACCGTTTGATACTGTCTACATTCAGGCTGAGGAAAAGCTTGATGCTGGACAGAGCGTGTTCGTCATTGGATCGCCGCTTGGCCTTGAGCGCACACTCTCTCGTGGCGTGATTGCAACGACACAGCGCAACTTTGAAGGCTTAACCTACATCCAGACAACTGCGGAGATTAACCCCGGCAACTCCGGCGGCCCGCTCTTCAACGACAAGGGCGAGGTCATTGGCGTTGCAAACATGAAGATTCCGCTTGGCGAGGGACTTGGATTTGCCATTCCAGCCCGGTACCTGCGTGATTTCCTTCGAAACCGTGATGCGTTTGCATATGACAAGGAAAATCCAAACTCCGGATACACGTACAACGAACCCCCCTCGCGATCGAAGTTTGGAACGCCGCCGATGCTTGATGATGCCACCGGCGAGGGAGTCCGGTAG
- a CDS encoding aldehyde dehydrogenase family protein, translating to MGVDAHPRLVLDATESTDSTIVSFSPASGEPIAGVRLDDAASYEKTITAAHESFRKWREVPAPVRGQVVRAIGDELRRLREPLGELVSLEVGKIRAEGIGEVQETVDIADFAVGLSRQLHGITMPSERAEHRMFEQWLPLGLVGVITAFNFPNAVWGWNAMLGAVCGDVVVWKPSLLAPLTALASNAVADRVATNMGHPGVFRLVIGSDQEIGERLIADKRLPLISATGSCNMGRRVGEVVAGRLGKTLLELGGNNACIIEKDADLDLAVKYVVFGAVGTAGQRCTTTRRLYVHSSIVDDVTSRIVRAYETVRIGDPLAESVLMGPLINDAAVQNYLHAIEQAKQQGGSVLAGGERASGSSLEGGSFVKPTVIRAPASNALPIAMHETFAPILYVFSYDSLDDAVEANNSADQGLSSAIFSSSMRATERFLSPSGSGSDCGLAYVNLGTSGAEIGGAFGGEKDTGGGRESGSDAWKAYMRRQTCVVNRSSTFALAQGIRFE from the coding sequence ATAGGTGTTGATGCGCATCCGCGTCTCGTGCTGGATGCAACCGAATCGACCGACAGCACCATTGTCAGTTTCAGCCCAGCATCGGGCGAGCCCATCGCGGGTGTCAGGCTCGACGATGCTGCAAGTTACGAGAAAACGATCACAGCGGCGCATGAATCGTTCAGAAAATGGCGCGAGGTTCCGGCGCCAGTGCGCGGGCAGGTGGTGCGAGCAATTGGCGACGAGCTGCGCAGGCTTCGTGAGCCGCTGGGCGAGCTTGTCTCGCTTGAGGTCGGCAAGATCAGAGCAGAGGGCATCGGCGAGGTGCAGGAGACGGTCGACATCGCAGACTTTGCGGTTGGCCTCTCACGACAGTTGCACGGCATCACCATGCCGAGCGAACGCGCAGAGCACCGTATGTTCGAGCAGTGGCTCCCGCTCGGGCTTGTTGGTGTGATCACCGCGTTCAACTTTCCCAACGCGGTGTGGGGATGGAACGCGATGCTCGGCGCGGTGTGCGGCGATGTGGTGGTGTGGAAGCCGTCGTTGCTTGCGCCACTGACAGCCCTCGCATCAAACGCGGTTGCGGATCGCGTTGCAACAAACATGGGGCACCCCGGTGTGTTCAGGCTCGTCATCGGTTCCGATCAGGAGATCGGCGAACGCCTGATCGCTGACAAGCGACTGCCCCTCATTAGCGCGACCGGCTCATGCAACATGGGCAGGCGCGTTGGCGAGGTTGTTGCGGGAAGACTTGGAAAAACGCTGCTTGAACTTGGCGGGAACAACGCGTGCATTATCGAGAAGGACGCGGACCTTGATCTCGCGGTGAAGTATGTTGTCTTTGGTGCTGTGGGCACTGCTGGTCAGCGATGCACAACCACACGCAGGCTCTATGTCCATAGTTCTATTGTTGATGATGTGACCTCGCGCATCGTGCGTGCGTACGAGACGGTCCGCATTGGTGATCCGCTCGCTGAGAGTGTGCTGATGGGCCCGCTAATCAACGATGCAGCGGTGCAGAACTACCTGCACGCGATAGAGCAGGCGAAGCAGCAGGGCGGCTCCGTGCTGGCCGGTGGCGAGCGTGCTTCGGGCAGTTCGCTTGAGGGTGGCAGCTTTGTCAAGCCCACCGTCATTCGCGCCCCCGCATCGAACGCGCTCCCGATTGCGATGCACGAGACATTCGCGCCGATTCTCTATGTCTTCAGCTATGACAGTCTCGACGATGCGGTCGAAGCAAACAATAGTGCCGATCAGGGATTGTCCAGCGCGATCTTCTCGTCGTCAATGCGAGCAACAGAACGTTTCCTGAGCCCGTCGGGTTCGGGATCCGACTGCGGGCTCGCGTATGTCAACCTCGGCACAAGTGGTGCGGAGATCGGCGGCGCGTTTGGTGGCGAGAAGGATACCGGCGGCGGGCGTGAGTCCGGCTCGGATGCGTGGAAGGCATACATGCGCAGGCAGACCTGCGTCGTCAATCGTTCAAGCACATTCGCTCTTGCTCAGGGGATCAGGTTTGAGTAA
- a CDS encoding non-canonical purine NTP pyrophosphatase translates to MDFDTIVLATANPHKVDELRAIFAQIGIDVVSLAECSTPDSGWIEPDETGTTFLENATIKALSYADQTGMVCLADDSGIEIDALGGKPGVISSHYCTDGRDEGMSRNERDAKNNERVLRELDGIAFEQRSTRFVCVMVLAQPNGNILATSGGTFEGRIGFPENDTDTPSHIVPRGGNGFGYDPLFLVAPDYAHTGAELSPTEKNMRSHRAHAAHEMAIKFKSLMF, encoded by the coding sequence ATGGACTTTGACACGATCGTGCTCGCAACAGCCAACCCGCACAAGGTCGACGAGCTTCGCGCGATCTTTGCTCAAATCGGGATCGATGTCGTCTCGCTGGCTGAGTGCAGCACGCCTGACTCGGGCTGGATCGAGCCGGACGAGACGGGCACCACGTTTCTTGAGAACGCGACGATCAAGGCCCTGTCGTATGCTGACCAGACGGGCATGGTCTGTCTCGCGGACGATTCGGGGATCGAGATCGATGCGCTCGGGGGGAAGCCCGGCGTCATTTCGAGTCACTACTGCACTGACGGGCGCGACGAGGGCATGTCACGCAACGAGCGCGATGCGAAGAACAACGAGCGCGTGCTGCGGGAGTTAGATGGTATTGCGTTCGAGCAGCGCTCAACACGGTTCGTGTGCGTGATGGTGCTGGCACAGCCAAATGGAAACATACTCGCAACATCTGGTGGCACATTCGAAGGACGCATCGGGTTTCCAGAAAACGACACAGATACCCCATCGCACATCGTGCCTCGCGGCGGCAACGGCTTCGGGTACGACCCGCTCTTTCTCGTTGCGCCTGACTACGCGCACACTGGAGCAGAGCTTTCACCAACAGAAAAGAACATGCGAAGCCATCGCGCACACGCTGCACATGAGATGGCAATCAAATTCAAATCTCTCATGTTTTGA
- a CDS encoding CofH family radical SAM protein: MTTTTTLPSAPPLACASSVVADPRLDAIRSKVERGERLTLDDGEALYATPDIWSVIEMADSIRRKLHGKTAYYNINRHLNYSNVCALSCTFCEFARKKDEPGAYTHDMDQVREVVRQAVESGATEMHSVGGLHPYLPWDYYPELVRTIRDTARAMGSDLHVKAFTAVEVVHLAKIAKKYKQSDRQAGIRWVLEQLKEAGLGSLPGGGAEVFDDRVHDEAFKGKIRSDVWLDVHRVAHELGLNTNATILYGHIEEKRERLVHMDMLRTAQDEALVRLGYMPDTHGAVTLMRDDVSQPTPALNAKGGYFQTIIPLPFFPDGSKLEHLPGPTGLENLRTLAIARLMLDNFPHVKSFWIMQTLPMSQLMLQAGADDIDGTVVWYDITKVGASTTHQETTVWDLEKAIREAGFEPVERDTLYRRVIRDGKKWHTGTKS, encoded by the coding sequence ATGACCACCACGACCACGCTCCCGAGTGCCCCACCGCTTGCTTGTGCCAGTTCAGTTGTCGCTGATCCTCGGCTCGACGCTATTCGTTCCAAAGTCGAGCGGGGCGAGCGTCTGACGCTCGACGATGGCGAGGCGCTCTACGCAACGCCGGACATCTGGTCTGTCATCGAGATGGCTGACAGCATCCGCAGAAAACTCCACGGCAAGACCGCGTACTACAACATCAACCGGCATCTCAACTACTCCAACGTCTGCGCACTCTCGTGCACGTTCTGCGAGTTTGCGCGAAAGAAGGACGAGCCCGGCGCGTACACCCACGACATGGACCAAGTCCGCGAGGTCGTCAGACAAGCTGTTGAATCCGGCGCGACCGAGATGCACTCGGTCGGCGGCCTTCATCCGTATCTCCCTTGGGACTATTACCCCGAGCTTGTGCGCACAATCCGCGACACCGCGCGCGCAATGGGGAGTGATCTGCACGTCAAAGCGTTCACCGCTGTCGAGGTCGTACATCTTGCGAAGATCGCGAAGAAGTACAAGCAATCCGATCGGCAGGCGGGCATCCGCTGGGTGCTGGAACAACTGAAAGAAGCCGGGCTCGGATCACTCCCGGGCGGCGGCGCAGAAGTCTTCGACGATCGCGTCCATGACGAGGCGTTCAAGGGCAAGATTCGTTCCGATGTCTGGCTCGACGTCCATCGCGTCGCGCACGAGCTTGGGCTCAACACGAACGCCACCATTCTGTACGGGCACATCGAAGAAAAGAGAGAGCGGCTCGTCCACATGGACATGCTCCGCACCGCGCAGGACGAAGCGCTTGTGCGACTCGGATACATGCCTGACACACACGGTGCTGTCACACTGATGCGCGACGATGTGAGCCAGCCCACACCCGCACTCAACGCAAAGGGTGGATACTTCCAGACCATCATCCCGCTCCCATTCTTCCCCGACGGCTCAAAGCTCGAGCATCTGCCGGGTCCGACAGGACTCGAGAACCTGCGCACGCTCGCGATCGCACGGCTCATGCTCGACAACTTCCCGCACGTCAAATCGTTCTGGATCATGCAGACGCTCCCCATGAGTCAGCTCATGCTCCAGGCGGGTGCTGACGACATCGACGGCACGGTCGTCTGGTACGACATCACAAAGGTCGGCGCGAGCACAACGCACCAGGAAACCACCGTGTGGGATCTTGAAAAAGCCATCCGCGAAGCAGGGTTCGAGCCCGTCGAGCGAGACACGCTCTACCGACGCGTGATCCGGGATGGGAAGAAGTGGCATACCGGCACAAAGTCTTGA
- the dnaK gene encoding molecular chaperone DnaK, whose translation MSKIIGIDLGTTNSVVAVMEGDTPKVLINASGNRITPSVVAFTDKGERLVGQPAKHQQVTNPQNTIFSIKRFMGRRHSEVSSEEMRVPYEVIGGAEEFVKVKARDKEYTPQQISAFVLQDLKKTAEDYLGEKVERAVITVPAYFNDSQRQATKDAGEIAGLKVERIINEPTAAALAYGLDRKANEKIAVFDLGGGTFDVSVLDVGDGVFEVLSTNGDTHLGGDDFDQMLIDFLAEEFRRKEGIDIRNDAMALQRLKEAGENAKKELSTSQETTVNLPFITANETGPKHLQVSITRSKFESLCASLFERIKGPCLKAISDAKLSASDIDEVLLVGGSSRMPKVQQICKEIFGKEPNKSVNPDEVVAVGAAIQGGVLAGDVKDVLLLDVTPLSLGLETLGGVMTTLIGANSRIPTDKTEIFSTAADNQPSVTIKVFQGERQMAADNRLLGQFDLEGIAPAPRGMPQIEVKFSLDANGILEVTATDKGTGKSADIKITNSGGLDKNEIEKMKADAEAHAEEDKKRRELVDAKNKADSIIDQTRKALSDHGDKVEADTRSKIESSLANLEDKIKGDDLAAINAAMKDLENVSMELGKAVYEAEAAKSGGAAGAASEAEPKPNGDASSSDDVIDAEYEVKEER comes from the coding sequence ATGTCGAAAATCATCGGTATTGACCTTGGTACAACAAACTCCGTCGTGGCAGTGATGGAAGGCGACACGCCGAAGGTGCTGATCAACGCATCGGGCAATCGCATCACGCCGTCGGTCGTCGCATTCACCGACAAGGGCGAGCGCTTGGTCGGCCAGCCCGCTAAGCACCAGCAGGTCACCAATCCGCAGAACACGATCTTCTCGATCAAACGCTTCATGGGGCGTCGTCACAGCGAGGTCTCCAGCGAAGAAATGCGCGTGCCGTACGAGGTCATCGGCGGCGCGGAAGAGTTCGTGAAGGTGAAAGCCCGCGACAAGGAATACACGCCACAGCAGATCTCCGCGTTCGTGCTTCAGGATCTGAAGAAGACCGCTGAAGACTATCTCGGCGAGAAGGTCGAGCGCGCGGTCATCACGGTTCCCGCGTACTTCAACGACTCGCAGCGTCAGGCAACCAAGGACGCTGGCGAGATTGCTGGTCTGAAAGTCGAACGCATCATCAACGAGCCGACAGCAGCAGCGCTCGCGTACGGGCTCGATCGCAAGGCCAACGAGAAGATCGCGGTCTTTGACCTTGGTGGTGGTACGTTCGATGTCTCCGTGCTCGATGTGGGCGACGGCGTGTTCGAGGTTCTCTCGACCAACGGCGACACGCATCTTGGCGGCGATGACTTCGACCAGATGCTCATCGACTTCCTCGCGGAGGAGTTCCGCAGGAAGGAAGGCATCGACATCCGTAATGATGCGATGGCGCTCCAGCGTCTGAAGGAAGCCGGCGAGAACGCCAAGAAGGAACTCTCAACATCGCAGGAAACAACGGTGAATCTGCCGTTTATTACCGCGAACGAAACCGGTCCGAAGCACCTGCAGGTCTCGATCACCCGATCGAAGTTCGAGTCACTCTGTGCATCGTTGTTCGAGCGCATCAAGGGCCCGTGCCTGAAGGCGATCTCCGACGCGAAGTTGAGCGCCAGCGACATCGATGAGGTGCTGCTGGTTGGCGGTTCGTCACGCATGCCGAAGGTCCAGCAGATCTGCAAGGAGATCTTCGGGAAGGAGCCGAACAAGAGCGTGAATCCCGACGAGGTCGTCGCGGTCGGCGCAGCCATCCAGGGCGGTGTGCTCGCGGGCGATGTCAAGGACGTGCTCCTGCTCGACGTGACACCGCTCTCGCTCGGTCTTGAAACACTTGGCGGCGTGATGACAACGCTCATCGGCGCAAACTCGCGCATCCCGACCGACAAGACAGAGATCTTCTCGACGGCGGCTGACAACCAGCCGTCCGTGACGATCAAGGTCTTTCAAGGCGAGCGCCAGATGGCAGCGGACAACCGTCTGCTCGGCCAGTTCGATCTTGAGGGCATCGCTCCCGCGCCGCGTGGTATGCCGCAGATCGAGGTGAAGTTCTCGCTCGATGCCAACGGCATTCTTGAGGTCACCGCGACAGACAAGGGCACCGGCAAGAGCGCGGACATCAAGATCACAAACTCTGGCGGTCTCGACAAGAACGAGATCGAGAAGATGAAGGCCGATGCCGAGGCGCACGCCGAGGAAGACAAGAAGCGTCGTGAACTCGTCGATGCCAAGAACAAGGCGGATTCCATCATCGATCAGACGCGCAAGGCGCTGTCCGATCATGGCGACAAGGTCGAGGCGGACACACGCTCGAAGATCGAGAGCTCGCTCGCGAACCTTGAGGACAAGATCAAGGGCGATGACCTCGCAGCTATCAACGCTGCAATGAAAGACCTTGAGAATGTATCGATGGAACTGGGCAAGGCTGTGTACGAAGCAGAAGCTGCCAAGTCTGGCGGCGCAGCAGGCGCTGCATCAGAAGCAGAGCCGAAGCCCAACGGCGATGCATCGTCCTCGGACGATGTGATCGATGCCGAGTACGAGGTCAAGGAAGAGCGGTAA
- a CDS encoding VCBS repeat-containing protein codes for MPNASASRALRPHATRMLFSMLALACVPQVVSAQTSDTLAEYFGFDPMRVVAIGEGCGPAVEGDFNDDGRMDLAVVNNRRSRIELLITRQEMRSETERRSQANANEIPPSPWYDNVRLSVSNRITAVLSGDVNRDGRTDIICAGSDPAELLVYRQASDGSFALAQRMRAKGLANGTYAVTRAELSNGRFEVLAVIDSEVHRVAIGSDGRLQEPVSVGGDAIGFVMSEDVTGDGIDDIIGGATDDSAPVRIWPRFGSDGTGVGAELRFSLPPVNSISVIPFEDRKAASLGVIERATRRMVYLDLVQANSSTSLVDDSTSAAVYTLPGADVKDRSIASADLSGDGNNEIVVFDQSANTIEIFAAKPNGELQHVSSSPTFKQPKQIVTGAWSDGNDAVFVLSEAERTVGVSTFDDGRLTFPEPITLKNSATTPVVMSRFSVGENDLLAVVTKDRRDYEIELVDPSNTAELKPVTLKDVRRDPAAILPIDIDANGTIELLLLTPGEPMVVVPIETADGKSTLGSPLTKDTMLQFGLVEAAAPANTLAYDFTGDGQTEMLVADANFVRVCRYDNTKGWRVIEQLFVDDATVKLTALTILGEKNDPSIVAWDRDGKRVVVFARDAEGRWGVRRMMNLTGFDVASMQAFPGASGTLLCVSDGAVGVVSLGGTMWSLEEFASARSESDDRFEHDIIAGDINGDGYTDAVVLDASERMCSIYSFSAARKLIFATEFEIYQSRLFTGGASRQFEPSQAIITDLTGDGKNDIAMICHDRVLIYPQAAK; via the coding sequence ATGCCAAACGCTTCAGCCTCTCGTGCTCTCAGACCCCATGCAACGCGCATGCTTTTTTCGATGCTGGCACTGGCCTGTGTTCCACAGGTGGTGTCAGCACAGACAAGCGACACCCTTGCTGAGTACTTCGGGTTTGATCCGATGCGCGTTGTGGCAATCGGCGAGGGATGCGGGCCAGCGGTCGAGGGCGATTTCAATGATGACGGTCGGATGGATCTTGCTGTCGTGAATAACCGACGCAGCAGGATCGAACTGCTGATCACACGTCAGGAGATGCGCAGCGAGACCGAACGCCGCTCGCAAGCGAACGCAAACGAGATTCCGCCAAGCCCCTGGTACGACAATGTTCGTCTTAGCGTGTCGAATCGTATTACAGCAGTTCTGAGCGGTGACGTGAATCGCGATGGCAGGACCGACATCATCTGTGCGGGCAGCGATCCTGCCGAACTGCTCGTATACAGACAGGCCAGCGACGGATCGTTTGCACTCGCGCAGCGCATGCGTGCGAAGGGACTCGCGAACGGCACATACGCAGTGACACGTGCCGAACTGTCCAACGGTCGATTTGAGGTGCTCGCTGTTATTGATAGTGAAGTTCATCGTGTTGCGATTGGAAGCGATGGCAGGCTGCAGGAACCGGTGTCTGTTGGAGGCGATGCGATCGGGTTTGTCATGAGCGAAGATGTCACCGGCGACGGGATTGATGACATCATCGGCGGAGCCACGGATGACAGCGCTCCGGTTCGTATTTGGCCACGATTTGGTTCGGACGGCACAGGTGTCGGTGCAGAACTTCGTTTCTCGCTCCCGCCGGTCAACTCGATCTCTGTTATTCCGTTCGAGGATCGCAAAGCGGCGTCGCTCGGCGTGATCGAACGCGCAACCAGACGTATGGTCTATCTTGATCTGGTGCAGGCAAACAGTTCGACCAGCCTCGTCGATGATTCAACAAGTGCAGCAGTCTACACACTCCCCGGCGCAGACGTAAAAGATCGATCGATCGCTAGCGCGGATCTGTCCGGCGATGGAAACAACGAGATTGTGGTGTTCGATCAGAGCGCAAACACAATCGAGATCTTTGCAGCAAAGCCGAACGGTGAACTCCAGCATGTTTCCTCCAGCCCAACATTCAAGCAACCAAAGCAGATCGTCACAGGAGCCTGGTCAGACGGGAACGATGCGGTCTTTGTGCTCTCTGAAGCGGAACGCACGGTTGGTGTTTCGACGTTTGATGACGGCAGATTAACATTCCCCGAGCCGATCACGCTGAAAAACTCCGCAACCACACCGGTTGTCATGTCGCGATTCAGTGTGGGAGAGAACGATCTGCTCGCTGTCGTGACGAAGGACCGTCGCGATTACGAGATCGAACTTGTTGACCCGTCGAACACCGCCGAGTTGAAGCCCGTCACACTCAAGGATGTGCGCCGGGATCCAGCTGCGATTCTGCCCATTGATATCGATGCGAACGGCACGATCGAGCTCCTGCTGCTGACACCAGGCGAGCCGATGGTTGTTGTGCCGATCGAGACTGCCGATGGGAAGTCAACGCTTGGCAGTCCGCTGACAAAGGACACGATGCTCCAGTTCGGTCTCGTTGAAGCAGCAGCGCCCGCGAACACCCTTGCGTACGACTTTACCGGCGACGGCCAGACCGAGATGCTCGTCGCAGATGCGAACTTTGTTCGTGTTTGCAGATACGACAACACAAAGGGCTGGCGCGTCATCGAACAGTTGTTTGTTGATGATGCAACGGTCAAGCTGACAGCGCTCACGATCCTCGGCGAAAAGAACGATCCAAGCATTGTTGCGTGGGACAGGGACGGCAAACGCGTCGTTGTCTTTGCACGCGATGCAGAAGGTCGCTGGGGCGTGCGCAGGATGATGAACCTGACAGGATTCGACGTGGCAAGCATGCAGGCGTTTCCGGGCGCTTCCGGCACGCTGCTCTGCGTGTCGGATGGTGCAGTTGGTGTTGTGTCTCTGGGTGGCACGATGTGGTCGCTTGAGGAGTTTGCCTCCGCACGATCAGAGTCCGATGACCGGTTCGAGCACGACATCATCGCGGGCGATATCAACGGCGACGGGTACACCGATGCTGTAGTGCTCGATGCGTCCGAACGCATGTGCTCAATCTACTCGTTCAGCGCAGCTCGCAAGCTCATCTTCGCGACCGAGTTTGAGATCTACCAGTCGCGCCTGTTCACGGGCGGCGCGAGCAGGCAGTTCGAGCCCTCGCAGGCGATCATCACGGACCTCACGGGCGACGGGAAGAACGACATCGCGATGATCTGCCACGACCGCGTGCTCATCTATCCGCAGGCAGCAAAGTGA
- a CDS encoding nucleotidyltransferase domain-containing protein, with product MSGAHLYGFASPDSDYDLRGAHVLPAKELLGLHQPRETFDILDRDLPIEMDIVTHDVRKFFSMLLRNNGYVLEQIFSPIVLYAAPEFSELKEIAATCITRNCRHHFRSFAKHQWKSVAGSSAGTVKGLLYTYRPLLAGIHLMREHRVESNLRVLNESFGLPFIDDLIAQKIGGEEKQLLGSLDMQFHEQEFERLLGELESASESSGLPEHAQGRDALNDLLLRLRLATLQS from the coding sequence ATGAGCGGCGCACATCTGTACGGGTTTGCCTCGCCGGACTCTGACTATGACCTGCGCGGAGCGCACGTGCTCCCCGCGAAAGAACTGCTTGGGTTGCATCAGCCTCGCGAGACGTTCGATATCCTCGACCGCGATCTCCCGATCGAGATGGACATCGTCACGCACGACGTTCGCAAGTTCTTCTCGATGCTGCTGCGCAACAACGGGTACGTGCTCGAACAGATCTTCTCGCCAATCGTGCTCTATGCTGCGCCGGAGTTTTCGGAACTCAAGGAGATCGCTGCGACCTGTATCACGCGAAACTGCAGGCATCACTTCCGCAGCTTCGCGAAGCACCAGTGGAAATCGGTGGCGGGCTCGTCCGCGGGGACGGTCAAGGGACTGCTCTACACGTACAGGCCGCTACTGGCGGGGATCCATCTGATGCGTGAGCACCGCGTGGAGTCGAACCTGCGCGTGCTCAATGAGTCGTTCGGGCTCCCGTTCATCGACGATCTGATCGCACAGAAGATCGGAGGCGAGGAGAAGCAACTGCTCGGCAGTCTCGACATGCAGTTCCACGAGCAGGAGTTCGAGCGTTTGCTCGGAGAGCTCGAATCAGCGAGCGAATCGTCCGGACTCCCGGAGCACGCGCAGGGGCGTGACGCGCTGAATGATCTGCTGCTTCGATTGAGACTTGCGACACTTCAAAGTTAA